From Triticum aestivum cultivar Chinese Spring chromosome 4A, IWGSC CS RefSeq v2.1, whole genome shotgun sequence, a single genomic window includes:
- the LOC123081650 gene encoding monooxygenase 2-like, translating to MEQQKQDAAEDVVIVGAGLAGVGVALGLHRKGVRSVVLESSPALRTSGFAFMTWTNAFRALDALGVGDKMRSHHLQVQGVRVMSPTTGQVVRELDLRVQGKLGPHEARCVQRNVLLQALEEELPAGTIRYNSRIVSIDDDKEKDGGGDAKILHLADGSTLRAKVLIGCDGINSVVARWLGLAKPLDSGRRATRGHAKYSDGHGFQPKFMQLSGNGFRAGLVPCGDTDVYWFLTWSPSCPDGKEDVDQSPAEMKQFVLAKLRSIMAPDEVLDAVERSEMNDVLVAPLRYRPPLSLLFGSISKGNVCVAGDALHPTTPDLAQGACIALEDAVVLARCLGDAMDGDETIEAALRRYAGIRRWRSAQVIAASYMVGRVQQSEHAVVRFARDRLLSGVLAKGLLMMPDYDCGTL from the exons ATGGAGCAGCAGAAGCAGGACGCCGCCGAGGACGTGGTCATTGTCGGCGCCGGCCTCGCCGGTGTCGGCGTCGCCCTGGGACTCCACAG GAAGGGCGTGCGGAGCGTGGTGCTGGAGTCGTCGCCGGCGCTCCGGACGTCCGGCTTCGCGTTCATGACATGGACCAACGCCTTCCGCGCGCTTGACGCCCTCGGCGTCGGCGACAAGATGAGGAGCCACCACCTGCAGGTGCAGGG GGTGCGTGTCATGTCTCCGACTACCGGGCAAGTGGTGCGAGAGCTGGATCTCCGGGTGCAAGGAAAACT GGGACCCCACGAAGCCCGGTGCGTGCAGCGGAACGTGCTGCTCCAGGCGCTGGAGGAAGAGCTTCCGGCAGGCACCATCCGCTACAACTCCAGGATCGTCTCCATCGACGACGACAAAGAAAaagacggcggcggcgatgccaAGATCCTGCATCTCGCCGACGGCTCGACGCTCCGAGCAAAGGTGCTGATCGGCTGCGACGGGATCAACTCGGTGGTGGCCAGATGGCTGGGGCTCGCCAAGCCGCTCGACTCCGGGCGCAGGGCCACGCGGGGGCACGCCAAGTACTCCGACGGCCACGGGTTCCAGCCCAAGTTCATGCAGTTGAGCGGCAACGGCTTCCGTGCCGGCCTGGTGCCCTGCGGCGACACGGACGTGTACTGGTTCCTGACGTGGTCACCTTCCTGTCCGGACGGCAAGGAGGACGTCGACCAGAGCCCGGCGGAGATGAAGCAGTTCGTCCTGGCCAAGCTGCGGAGCATCATGGCACCAGACGAGGTTCTGGATGCGGTCGAGAGGAGCGAGATGAACGACGTCCTCGTGGCGCCGCTGCGGTACCGCCCGCCGCTGTCGCTCCTGTTCGGGAGCATCAGCAAGGGGAACGTGTGCGTCGCCGGCGACGCGCTCCACCCCACGACGCCGGACCTGGCGCAGGGCGCGTGCATCGCGCTGGAGGACGCGGTCGTCCTCGCGCGGTGCCTCGGCGACGCGATGGACGGAGATGAGACGATCGAGGCGGCTCTGCGCCGGTACGCCGGGATCCGGCGGTGGAGGAGCGCGCAGGTGATTGCGGCGTCCTACATGGTGGGGCGTGTGCAGCAGAGCGAGCACGCCGTGGTGAGATTTGCGCGCGACAGGCTGCTGTCAGGGGTGCTCGCCAAGGGGCTCCTCATGATGCCCGACTACGACTGTGGCACGCTTTGA